The following proteins are encoded in a genomic region of Oryzias latipes chromosome 17, ASM223467v1:
- the basp1 gene encoding brain acid soluble protein 1, with the protein MGGKLSKKKKGYSVNDEKTKDKDAKAEGASAEESEVPKDKKDEASAATDANEAVNDTAAKDPPAADATADGEKNATPAAKESEKPATNAEPKTESPKSAEPAKAEEKPAAAAPAKESAPAAKEPEPKAAAPAPVTENKGEANAKKTEAPAAPAAKAVPPAAEPKPTEALAPAKDAAAAPSSTPAAEPPAKEANATEAPSKDQTVAVQD; encoded by the coding sequence ATGGGAGGAAAGCTCAGCAAAAAGAAGAAGGGATACAGTGTCAACGATGAGAAGACCAAAGACAAGGACGCCAAAGCAGAGGGCGCCTCTGCCGAGGAGAGCGAAGTACCGAAAGACAAGAAAGACGAGGCTTCAGCAGCCACCGACGCCAATGAGGCAGTGAACGACACGGCAGCCAAGGATCCACCCGCCGCCGATGCCACGGCAGATGGGGAAAAGAATGCAACACCCGCAGCAAAGGAGTCTGAAAAACCTGCCACCAACGCTGAGCCGAAAACCGAGTCCCCCAAGTCAGCAGAGCCCGCCAAAGCCGAGGAGAAACCAGCCGCTGCGGCCCCAGCCAAAGAGTCAGCCCCCGCAGCCAAGGAGCCTGAGCCTAAGGCTGCGGCGCCCGCCCCGGTGACAGAGAACAAAGGTGAGGCCAACGCCAAAAAGACTGAGGCCCCCGCAGCACCAGCAGCCAAAGCTGTGCCCCCAGCTGCTGAGCCCAAACCCACGGAGGCTCTCGCCCCAGCAAAGGATGCCGCCGCTGCGCCTAGCTCTACACCAGCTGCCGAACCCCCGGCCAAGGAAGCGAACGCCACAGAGGCACCAAGCAAGGATCAAACCGTAGCAGTTCAAGATTAA